In Quercus robur chromosome 11, dhQueRobu3.1, whole genome shotgun sequence, the sequence TTCCACAACATACACTATTCATTCATATCCCTAAAGCAACATCATTAGATGTGTTATTCgttccttcaaaatattttttaaaaataaagcaGTTATATCCTCTTTGTCTAATATTTGAATCCCAAAGTACtttaaagagtatttataaACCCGGTTCTtattaagaaaatttcattatagCCCCAAATATGTCATGGCCGTGTCCTTGTTGTATCACTGAAGTATCCTGCAATGATCTGGATGTATAGGACTCATATCTGGTCATGTTGGAGCTGTTTCTGGGTGCAAAACATATCCTAATTGTACACTTCGACCATTTGATGAATCCATGCTCCTAGATGGAGGATCTAGATCTTTTCCAATTTCATTAATAACTATTTTCTCTATGTTTGAAGTGAGGCTTTGATGGAATGCGTGTTTGAACTGTAAAAATAAGAGGCCAACATGATTTATTATACAAATAATTAGGTAAATCAGCCCATGTTATTAAATGTTCAAgaaagatgaagagagagaaaaacttatttttgacACAGTTTGTATAAAATTGTGGCTGAGAGAATAAAATAGAAACAAGTAATTGACATCTTTATGTTATCATTTTCAACATAGTTTCCTACTGGCATCCTGCCATTGCATAACAATAAGGTTATTGTGCGCTTGCCTTTTTAAGCATGAAAGCTAAGATAAAGTGagctttttttaaaatgtgatACACCCTTGTAACTGGAGAATAATTGATTAGATTTAACCAAAGGCCACTTCATTTTGCCAATAATTGATTAGATTTAACAATTAGCTATTTTCAAAAGAGCTAGCAAATTGGCACCAAGAATGATGTTCCTCATGTAAATGGCTGCAACAGGTAATTGTTCGTAGGTGGGATCAACAACAGGAAAGATTGGTCAAAGTATCCGAAGAAGAGGTTTGTAACCATTTTAGTTGCACataccatttatttatttattttggtacgTGATGCATATAGCTACTAATATGGGAACCAAGTCAGACTGATGTATTTTGCAACCCGCATGGATTTGAATTGTGGCCTCAAGCCTTGACATTAGTTAGGGAACTTGTGCCCTTttaggttttggcaaaacagaacTTGCTAACCTGCTGCATTTTGGAAGTGCTACCAAACGTGATTCTTTTCCCCTCTTTGCAATCAAATACTTATAAAGCTTTGCAATCTTGTAAGGAAATCAAAGGAtggttttatttaaaaacatttGAGCATTTGACAAAGTATGTCAAATGAATTATAAAGCTCACTTAAGAGTTAGTCGTCAACTAATTTTCCAATAGGGGTAGAGACAAGATGGTTACATCTGAGAACCAGACTAACCTGATGTCAATTGATTGCTTAATGCAATTGCACTATTGGTTTTTGTTGTCTTATTTCCTTAAATTGGGTTTTAATCTGTTTTCTAAATCTGAGTTTACTTGAGAATTGACTGCCCAAAAACATATTATAGCTAGTGTACAGTGAACAACGCGAGTTACATTTCGTGGTGTTTCTGACATTTCTGTATCTTGTCATTTTATTGGAATGTATTAGGTTCTATGTCTTAATATGAATTCTAATATTTTTCTGACCTACTCTAACCATACAAAAGTTGTGGAGtgtcaagagccttgtaactcaactagcTCTTCTTGGTGATTCCAACAGAGACatccagggttcaaatcccctattccccattgtaactatcgaaaatacaaaaattgtgtAGTACAGTGAGGATTCCAACTTGACATAATACTTTCACATGGTTATGTTCCCCTACTTAGTAGATCCTATTGTTCAAATTTACACAAGTGGATGTTCAACCCTCGTAATATATTCTGCTAGGAGATCACTTACAAGATTTATAGCTATTATGTCACTCAGTTTCACCAAGCTACCTGCTTTGAAGCTTGAAACTTTGCTTTTGTGAAGAATGCTACTGAGTCTCTTaggtttaaatttaaaaattttattgatctgtaactgtgtttgttttttctctctctcacttttccTATTTTAAGGAAGAGAGATATTGTCAAGCAGTTAAAAGTTTGGAGTTTGACAGACAACTTGGTCCTTACAATCTAAGCCAGTATGGAGATTGGAAGCATTTATCAAATTACATTACAAAGAGCATTATTGAACGGATTGGTAAGTTCCATCTAACTACACTTGAGGTTCTTAATACTGCAATCTATTATGAATTTCTTTACAATTGTCGCTTGTGTTtgatttattatctattttccATCTGcatatatgtttcttttttaatcaattttagttttttttttcttttcatgctGTGCGATATTTAGATGCTTCTTGCTCACTGATTTTCTGTTCTAGTTATGTTTCTTATGAAAAACAGATTAAACAGATTTGAGACTAGACTTTGAAGTTGGAAAATGGTAGACTTTGAGATGGACTGGCACTAGGCAAATGGTGGAAATTAAGCTCATAATTATCTAACTAAAGCTGGGAAATCATGTAATAGTAGAAAGCTTCAACGATTCAGAGTAGTGTCGTGCTATGGGATACATGTTATATGTCTATAAATGTGTGAAATTTTCTCATTGATTTcattttgtgtggaggaattaTCATCTAAGAAGAGAGAATTAACCATTTCTTAGAAGGAGTTCTGTTTTCCAATACAGTTTATTGTAGATACCCTAGAGAGTGAGAGATAAAGGTATTTTGTCCTTGTGTTCAAGAAGAGGGTGGAGGATGAGATTGGTTCAAGACTCACTAGGTGTGTGTgcaagaatgaagaaatatgaGGTTGTGGTCATTTTTGGTGAGTGGATATCTTGGTGGTTTTACAATTGAGAGGCACATGTAGTAGTTAAAGTTGAATGGAAACTTTTGGTCTATTGCCAGGAAAAAATATACTGCGGCCATGGTCCCCAAGCTCCTCAAAGATTACATTTAAGCAGTACAATTTGGTACTATTCTAATTTTGCCCTTTAAAAATTATATCCTGGCCTACCAAGCTTTATGCAATTTACCTGTACCATCATATGTTTAAACAGTTCTACTCCTTTTGTAGGCCCTCTTGAAAGGTTTCCATTGTCCATCCCTCTGAGTGTATCTAAGGTACAAATGTGTCTAGAATTtgtcatttaaccattattctagtATATATCAACTTTCAACTTTGTCCAACGTAACTCTTACATGATATGAACTTTGACACTGATCATTCGAAATATACATTGATTCTTTATTTTCTACGCCTTATGAGGGACTAAAAATGCGCGATGGGCTTTCTGTAATGAGTCTTTTTACAGCCTAGGATTTGGTGGTGTGggaaaaaatttattgtgtgttgGTGTTACGTGTTTGAGGGATGGAGAAGTATTCTTGAATTGCCCACTTAAAAGTTTGGAGTTTGACAGACAACTTGGTACTTACAATCTAAAGCCATTATGGAGATTGGAAGCATTTATCAAATTACATTACAAAGAACATTATTGAACAGATTGGTTAGTTCCATCTAACTACACTTGGGGCTCTTAATACTACGATCCATTATGAGTTTCTTTACCATTGTCGCTTGTGTTtgatttattatctattttccATCTGCgtatatgtttctttttcaatcaattttagtttttttcccttttcatgtTGGTGATATTTAGATGTTTCTTGCTCACTGATTTTCTGTTGTAGTTATGTTTCTTATGAAAAGTAGATAAAACAGATTTGAGACTAGACTTTGAAGTTGGAAAATGGTAGACTTTGAGATGGACTGGCACTAGGAAAATGGTGGAAATTAGTCTCATAATTATCTAACCAAGGCTGGGAAACCATGTAACAGTAGAAAGCTTTAACGATTCAGAGTAGTGTCATGCTATGGGATACATGTTATATGTCTATAGATGTGTGCAATTTTctcatcaattttattttgtgtggaggaattaTCATCAAAGAAGAGATTATTGACCATTTCTTAGAAGGAGTTCTAATTTTCAATACAAGGTTTATTGTAGATACCCTATAGAGTGAGAGGCAAAGGTATTCTGTCCTTGTGTTCAAGAACGGGGTGGAGGATGAGATTGGACTCACTGGGTGTGTGTGCAGGAATGAAGAAATATGAGGTTGTGGTCATTTTTGGTGAGTGGATCCATCTTGGTGGTTTCACAATTGAGAGGCACAAGTAGTAGTTAAAGTTGAACAGAAACTTTGGTCTATTGTCAGGAAAATATATACTGGGGACATGGTCCCTAAGCTCCTCAAAGATTACATTTAAACAGTACAATTTGGTACTACTCTAATTTTGgcctttaaaaataataccATGGCCTACCAAGCTTTATGCAATTTATCTGCGCCATCATACATTTAAACAGTTCTACTCCTTTTGGAGCCCCCTTGAAAGGTTTGCCTTGTCTATCCCTCTGAGTGTATCGAAGGTACAAATGTGTCTAGATTATGttgattttagatttaaaaGATATTTTGTAGATATAAAATACATTAATAAATTACCTCTTGTTTTAAAAGCTCAAGGGTGAATTTATCATTTCACCATTATTGTAGTATACATCAACTTTCAAATTTGTCTAACTTAACTCTTACATCATATGAACTTAGACACTGATCACTCAAAATATCCATTGACTCTTTATTTTCTATGCCTTATGAGGGACTAAAAATGTGCAATGGGCTTTCTGAAATGAGTCTTTTTATAGCTGAGGATTTGGttgtggaaaaaaattattgtttgttGGTGTGACATGTGTTGGAGGGATGGAGCATTATTCTTGAACTGCCCACTTAAAAAGACATTTGATCCTTTGATTTTTCCTTATTTGGTATTTACTGGTTTTTGCCTAAATTTTCGGGTAGAAACTATTGTGGCTTGTTGGGAATGTAAGCTTGGGGGGGAAGGTTTATTATATCTTAGACACCAGCTTCTTCTTGTTTGATATATTACATTTGTAAGAAGTGTAAAGAAAGGGCATTTGATTGGGTGGAGCGTTTCTTTAGTAAGATAAATGGCTCGTGCCACTTAGAAACTTCATTAATTATATCTGTTGTTTATACTGCACCTAATGGCTACCACTATATCattgttttatttggtttagatcatgaattttattttatttttttatcctagTTATCTTCAGCCATCTTGATTCTTTGTTTACTTTGAATCTATGgtttatattttgaaactaaggcttggttgttgtcTGAATTTATGGTTTGCGTCTTCTGATTGTTAATTCtgcataaaattttaaatttaaatgattCATTCAACATGCAGAACCCATTGGAGGAGAAATCACTGTTGCATGTGAATCAGGGATAGTTACAAACGCTCCTAAAACAACAATGGAGAAAGCACTAGATGAGCAGATGAAGTCTAGTAAGTTCTTAACATCATTGGACAATCCTCAGAGCAGAAGATGTTACTATACATCAATTCCCCgtgttatcaaacaaaaaggAATACATGGGCAAGAACTTACTTCCCTGAATATTGACAAGGTAAGAGATCTTAGAGACTTAGACATGACCTCAACAGATTTTCCTACCGTTTAGCATTTGCTGATTTAGGTTTTAAATTCCACTGATCTTTTCAGACACAATTGTTAGAAAGTTTGCTGACAAAGGATTATGGAGGTTCTGAAGATGTACTTCTTGGAGAGCTGCAATTTGCATTTATTGCATTTTTGGTATATTTAGACCTTTATaaaactttctttattttgaaatcGCTGTTTGGTTTTATGACATCTGAAAATTTGGCAGATGGGACAATCACTTGAAGGATTTCTACAATGGAAAGCTTTGGTTAACCTTTTATTTGGATGTATTGAAGCTGTAAGTATTGATTTTGGCTACTAGTTTTCCATTGATTTGTTGAACAATTTTGGTGAGATTGAATTTGTTCTCACCATACTAATGTTGTGAGTAAACTTGAAAGGTGTAGGCATTTTGGGTCCTTTTGTGCCACATGTTATCTTATGCTTTCGTTGCTTTGGTTTAAAGAAAGATGCAGAAGATGATGCGTTGATTCTCTTTAGTGCCAAAAACTTAACTTAATCATTTGGTATAATTGAAAACATTGCCCTGAATTACACAAAATTGTCATTGTTTTCCTTGAGCTTAGAActtcattttcaaaaacatgtgTGGAATATtaattgatgtaaaaatatCTCAAATCCATGTAGTTTCTTGTTACTTTGCACAGGATCTATGGCACTTTATGCTCTATGGCTAAAGTTGTGGTTTTGATGGTGCAAATTGCTGAATTTCCTCGACCTTTGTCATTCAGTTGAACAAATGTGGTTGGAACtcaaaaccttttcttttaagtGATCTATAATACAAAAGACTTTTCTTAAAAGTTTCAGaacatcattttctttttggtattttgacTTGAGGTTATTTCAGTGCTTTTAATCATGGGACATCAATCTGTATGTAGGTTTTGCGATGCAGGAGCACAACCAGAAATTAATTCAATATTTACTTTTGTATTTTCATTgtattatttcatattttaagtatttatttatttagtttgagTTATGATAGagattaaatttcatatttttaggTAGGGATTAGTTTAGTATTTGGATTAGTATTTGACTTTGCTTAGGATTTGTTTCATGGATGTTTATCTTTATCTCTTATTTTCCTGGAAGCTCTATAAAAGCTCCAGATGATTTATTTTGTAGGCAGATTATTGagactattttttattaatgataTTCTTTCGTGCAAATTGCATTTGCGTTTGGTGTGTGATTCCAAACAACCCTTAGGGGGTGAAGCCTAGGCTGTCTTGCATCATTTTTCTATTTGATATTGCAAACAGCATTATAGTAATTGCGGCATTGGTCATTGAATAGTGACACTATCATTGTTAGAATTAAAACAGCATAATCTTTGTTGGAGGTAACTTGAACATATTCTTTGTTGCTATTTTGGGGAATTTTTTAATATCTATTTATTGTAGAAATTTTTACTTGTTTCTCAAATAATTCATAGGTGATATCATGGTTGTATGTAGCTATGTAGTTAACATATTATTATGATATTGCTTGGAGTCCTAtgtggtttattttttaaatatttgatttttttttaagtaaatgttgagaggattttatttttgttaaaatgtatgtctcaaaagtttatattttttgcaGCCTTTTCGTACAAGGACTCAACTATTCACAAAGGTAATgctcttttcttatttatttattttaaaaaagtattattattattattattattattattatttttggtaaataaaaggaaaattcaagttttttatttttggataattcaatagttacaatgggtGAAGGAAATTTGGACCTTGGATGTTTTCATTTAAAACACCAGGAGGTGTTCGTTGAGATACAAGACTCTTTGGCTATTTTACTATCTGATTGAATATGCGGAGCAGTGATAGGTTGGGTAGGGGCGATTCTACCTGAACAGAACATGTTGTTCAGGGGGTATTGGGAAAcaaaattatctatatataaaatatttatttactaGTTTAATTTACTCTTAAAAATACTTTTGCACACCCTAACTTAAATCTTGCACAACCTGATCACATATTTGCCCAACCTAAAACCAAACAACACAGATTTGACCATCCAAActgtgtgagtgtgtgtttgATACTGATTGTGtgcattatttttcaaaatttttttttgttataatgttatttgtttGAATTGTGGTGTGCGTGAATGTGTTCGTGTATAGCATAattataatataactttatataatttattaattatgaaatatagtgtttgttacatgtgtgtgtatgtattgttattattattatgttataaattttttttattataaagttaGATACTTagattaaaggaaaaaaaatggtaaagttAGCGATTGAAAAtagtaaagttagtgattgactgattgtttaaatatttgattggttaagtagacacttaatgtattacttatatatatggATGAGTGTGGTTGTGTGGGTCAACAACTAATACAATGCCAGTGGGTTGAGTTTTTCCATTTAGGGTTcgtttggatataacttattttgttgaaaactgaaaacactgtagcaaaataatttttaaatgtgtaaatagtaccgtgggaccaatttttaatattttttttaataaagtggttgtgggtcccgtgaactaTCTCCTGCACAGTGTAATCTACATGCATGAACTGTGCGGGTTACTGTTCataagcctaaaaaaaaaaaaaaaaaaaaaaaagcaaaaaacgcAGGGGAGAGACGCGCATCCAAATGCTCacttagtttaaaatatttttataaaaagtattaCACATAGATAATGACTACTccatacaaataaaaaaattatacaaacttGTCATGCCTACCCCCattgataataaataatgaaaattgataattaattatcatgtaaagattttaaaatatgaaaactcatagaaggaaattgtaaaattttatgtatttgcgtattttgtgtgtgtgtcaaTAACTTGATATActcaagttctctttttataaaattttgtttttagtttaagttttttaatgaccccttaaaaaaattcatgtagCCACCGTTGAACTTGGGATGTAACTATTAAGGCATATCTAAGATGCAAGTCAACCCAACAAAGCCTTCGGCCCTTTgtcaattattttctttttgtgattttgtttttcatttcatcATTTTGCTTAATGTGGGGCCATTTTGTTTGATAGACTAAGGATCTTGTTCCTTTGTTAATAATAACATCAATATACTAATTGTctgtttgggaacaacttatttagttgaaactgaaaactttttattgaaagtattgtagaaaaagttaaaagctagCTGAATAAtgcagtgggacccatgaatagtaccaaaaagtgcaatgaaactcatgaatagtagcaaaaataagctaaaaactCTAATAAGCTACAACTTTCATCACTTCCTAAACACACTCTAAATAAGAAAGGGTAAGTTTGTTTAATAGTCTGTCCTGATTTTCAAAAGCCTAATCAATTTCAGTTGGCctattgttatatatttgtgttattgaaagtttttattttagttacTTCTTTGAAGTCCTCTTCTTGTTGAATGTTTTAATTCTTATGTAGCCCCTTATAAATTGAAGTATTTAACTATGATATTGGGCATGAAATAAGCTTCATTGGTTTATTAGGTTGTGACCATATTTGCAACATCTGTAGTTAACTTGCATAGAATTCGTAGTATGTTTGATTcgccaaattaaaattttggatgcATTGATATTTGGTAGTAGGGGGATTTGAATACTGGATCTCTTGGTTGGAAACACTAAGAAGTGCCAACTAATTAGCTACTTGGCTCTTGGCAATTCGCTAAATtaaaattgcattttctttcttcatttaatACTGATTAACACTCAGTAAATGTAATTGTTCTATTTTTGCTGTTAGTTTTATGCAGAGCTCTGACAACTTATAGAATTCTATGTAGTTCATTAAGGTTATCTACTATCAACTGAAATTTGGGCTTGAGAAAGATCATACAAATACCAGTGGTGCAGCAACAGGGGTATCCGCACTATTGGATGATTCATGGTTATCTGCTGATAGCTTTTTGCACCATCTTTGCAAGGTACCTTTCAGAGGTTACTAAGTCATTGTTTAAATCTATGATTGTGCTGCCATGCTTAATgggcatttttgtaaatttacaatGTCCCTtgttgatatcacttttattggCAAGTCAGATTTCACGGTTTTCCTTGATCTAGTGAACTGTTTACCTACTCACCAACATTATTGGTCAATTTGAGCAACTTGCTTAAAAACCAATATAAATCATTGCTTAGTCACTTTTAATCACATTGATTGAATTTTGTTTCCATTGTAACATTTTTACTTGTTAAAGAAGAAATGGTAAGTTCATCACAGATTGTTGACTAATTGCTAAATGGAAATGCAGGACTTCTTTTCATTGATGCTAGATGCCTCGTCTGTTGATGGACATTTGCTGTCATGGGTATGAACGCTAATCCTgcttcttcatgttcttcatgtttgaTTCTCTGTTGATTTGGAGGTTGGGGCAACTTGCCAGGCTTTCATTTTCTCTGCATACACTTTCCTTTTAGGCATTAGCAATTGATTCTCAGTTTTGGTCTGCATAAGATTATGGATTTTCTACTTTgcaaattagatgttatttatttattactttaaCTGATTTTATAGAGATTCATGTATATAACATATAAATCTGCCTATACATAAAATTCATGTCAAGAAAGTTTGCTTCATTCATAAAACCAAACATTATCTCGTTCACATTACTtacaaaaattgttgaaaacCCCTCCTATGTTGctttactctctctttctttctctagcaaaaaaaaaaaaaaaaaaaaaaaaaacagaaatctTTCGTTAATTCCAACTCAATCATTTatgaatttgattttgaatgtttaatttttgtctCTTATAAGTTACAAGTTCATATCTCTAGTGTCATTTGATTCATTTCATACTGGATAGCCAAATTTTAATACATTTCTggaatattgaaaatttaagtgtGTTTTAGGATGATATCTTCCAAATTGAAGTATGCATTTTTTGATTTCCTTGAATAAGGATGTttactttcttatttttaatagataGAGACAACTCACATATTTTTACAAGATTAAATCAATGACTTCAGCCTCTATTATGCTTTGTGTTGGGAGACATACAATCAAGGCTAAAATACCATCTACACTGTAAGTTTGGGATTGTTGTCCATCGACAatgaaaatttgtaatttacacCCTCAAGTATGAAATCAATGTCAATGTGCCCCTTCCATCGTGGTCTGTCTCATTTTCGCTATTAATCCACTCAAATATGACATCATTACAGGGTGGTTGCTGTGATTTCCCCTGGGTTTGCCTTTAAGTTTGTGGTTAGGCTGGCCATACACAGTGGTGATTTGGTGGCTCTAAGGTGTTTGGGCAATGGTGCTTGGATGGGTTGATTTTTGGATTCGGGTTAGGGTTTGGATTAATTGCTTCTCTTTTTATTCAAAAGGGCGTAATTTTTTGGTGGGTTAGCAGCAAGAATGAAAAGGCATTGAGGGACAAAATGCTAGTGACCTCAAACTTAAAGGGTGTAAATCATATTTTAGTCTAGAGTTAAATTTTGGCGGTTACCTTAGAAAATGGTTGATTTGTCTTGGTTTTAGATGACCGATAGTCCGATATGAATTTGTGATATCAATACCATACCTGTAATGGCTAGTGACAGTTGAAATGCATGACATAAAAGCCAACAGTGGTCAATATTTGCCATCTGGTAATGGCTGAAATGTATGATATAAAGGCAAGTTGtcaatatttgatatttttcaaCAGTCTGTGGTAGCTTTAGCTGGTTCTGGTAAAATTTTGCAACTGTGACTCCCAATGTATCATAAGGACCATTACACTCGATTTGAGCCACATTAGTTTTAATGCATTTTAACACTTTGGTTGAAGTCATTTGGTCCAAAGGCCATAGGAACAGAGTTTGTTAAGCCTTCATTTGAGTGAAATTTCCCTTAAGGGAATATTAAGCTTTCACTTCATTGCTAGTAGTTGCTTTATGCTGATTAAGACAAATTGTAAGGtcctctctttttattattatagacGAGGAAACTTAAAGAGTTGCTTGAGAACAATCTAGGGTGGGAGTTTCAGCTAAACAGTGCAGGTGATGGAATATActttgaagaagatgatgaggtTAGTGTGTAtccatattaaaattttgatctaTGAATTTTCTCGCTCATGATCTCATCCTTGCTCATTGTTCAACTTTGCAGTTTGCTCCAGTAGTAGAGATGTTGGATGACCCAAGTTATAACTAACTTTGGCAATTGAAGATAGGGATTGTGGTCCTAACTTGATTTACAATATTTCACTTTCTTGCCAATTtttaaggctttttttttttttttttttcaccagtGTAGAATTTATGAATATTCTTGTATATTATGATAAAAAAGACCTGGTATTTATATGAATGATGTAATAGACTCTTTAGAATAATGGTAATGTTAAATTCTCCCATTCGTTATCAGCTTATGATTTTGGATAAACTGGTAATTGACTATGGTATTAA encodes:
- the LOC126707076 gene encoding uncharacterized protein LOC126707076 isoform X8, whose protein sequence is MDPDTTLELVKQGVTLLLLDVPQYTLLGIDTQMFSVGPAFKGIKMIPPASHFLYYSSSTRDGKDFSPIIGFFIHAAPSEVIVRRWDQQQERLVKVSEEEEERYCQAVKSLEFDRQLGPYNLSQYGDWKHLSNYITKSIIERIEPIGGEITVACESGIVTNAPKTTMEKALDEQMKSSKFLTSLDNPQSRRCYYTSIPRVIKQKGIHGQELTSLNIDKTQLLESLLTKDYGGSEDVLLGELQFAFIAFLMGQSLEGFLQWKALVNLLFGCIEAVIYYQLKFGLEKDHKDTGGAATWVSALLDDSWLFADSFLHHLCKTRKLKELLGNNLEWVFQLNSAVDGIYFEEDDEFAPVVEMLDDPSCN